Proteins encoded in a region of the Diabrotica undecimpunctata isolate CICGRU chromosome 10, icDiaUnde3, whole genome shotgun sequence genome:
- the AP-2alpha gene encoding AP-2 complex subunit alpha isoform X1 has translation MPAVRGDGMRGLAVFISDIRNCKSKEAEIKRINKELANIRSKFKGDKTLDGYQKKKYVCKLLFIFLLGHDIDFGHMEAVNLLSSNKYSEKQIGYLFISVLVNTNSELIKLIIQSIKNDLASRNPIHVNLALQCIANIGSKEMAEAFGNDIPKLLVSGDTMDVVKQSAALCLLRLFRTSQDIIPGGEWTSRIIHLLNDQHMGVVTAATSLIDALVKKNPEEYKGCVSLAVSRLSRIVTASYTDLQDYTYYFVPAPWLSVKLLRLLQNYTPPAEDPGVRGRLNECLETILNKAQEPPKSKKVQHSNAKNAVLFEAISLIIHNDSEANLLVRACNQLGQFLSNRETNLRYLALESMCHLATSEFSHEAVKKHQEVVILSMKMEKDVSVRQQAVDLLYAMCDKSNAEEIVQEMLNYLETADYSIREEMVLKVAILAEKYATDYTWYVDVILNLIRIAGDYVSEEVWYRVIQIVINRDEVQGYAAKTVFEALQAPACHENMVKVGGYILGEFGNLIAGDQRSSPLVQFQLLHSKYHLCSPMTRALLLSTYIKFINLFPEIRTQVQEVFKQHSNLRSADAELQQRASEYLQLSIIASSDVLATVLEEMPAFPERESSILAVLKKKKPGRVPENEIKDNKSPTPVSTHTNDANNTNSGSADLLGLSSPATSVPNSANTGVLLDVLGDIYSGGKQTNNNSSLSNRNWFVDAKKFVCKNNGVLFENDLIQIGVKSEFRQNLGRLGLFYGNKTSTPIHNFMTTLQWPEENNAKLAIHIKPVEPVLEAGAQIQQMINAECMDDYTDSPSIVVTFVCNKMPHKINIKLPLTINKFFEPTEMNGESFFARWKNLGNTNQQRSQKIFKASSPMDLQAARTKIIGFGMQLLEGIDPNPDNFVCAGIIHMRSQQVGCLLRLEPNKNAQMYRLTVRSSKESVSVELCDLLADQF, from the exons ggaTATTTGTTTATCTCAGTTCTAGTCAACACAAATAGTGAACTCATCAAACTTATTATTCAAAGCATTAAAAATGATCTTGCTTCAAGAAATCCTATCCATGTTAACCTGGCATTGCAATGTATTGCTAATATCGGTAGTAAAGAAATGGCTGAAGCATTCGGAAATGACATTCCTAAGTTATTAGTTTCAGG AGATACTATGGATGTTGTGAAGCAAAGTGCTGCTCTCTGCTTGTTACGTTTGTTCAGAACCTCTCAAGATATTATCCCAGGAGGAGAATGGACTTCTCGAATAATTCATTTGTTGAATGATCAACATATGGGTGTAGTCACTGCTGCTACTAGCTTAATAGATGCTCTGGTCAAGAAAAATCCAGAGGAATACAAGGGATGTGTATCGTTGGCTGTCTCTAGATTAAGTAGA ATCGTCACAGCAAGTTACACTGATCTCCAAGATTATACTTACTATTTTGTACCTGCACCATGGCTGTCAGTAAAGTTGCTTCGGTTATTACAAAATTATACACCTCCAG cCGAAGATCCAGGTGTTAGAGGAAGGTTAAATGAGTGTTTGGAAACAATATTGAACAAAGCTCAAGAGCCACCTAAATCAAAGAAAGTCCAACATTCAAATGCTAAAAATGCCGTTCTCTTTGAGGCTATAAGTCTTATTATCCACAATGATAG TGAGGCGAATCTTCTCGTTAGAGCATGCAACCAATTGGGCCAATTTTTGAGCAATCGGGAGACCAATTTACGATACCTTGCTCTTGAATCTATGTGCCATTTAGCAACCTCTGAATTTTCTCATGAAGCTGTCAAGAAGCACCAAGAAGTTGTTATACTCTCCATGAAAATGGAAAAGGATGTATCCGTTCGCCAGCAAGCAGTAGACTTACTCTACGCTATGTGTGATAAGAGCAATGCAGAAGAAATTGTACAAGAGATGTTAAATTACCTTGAGACTGCTGATTATTCTATTCGCGAGGAAATGGTATTGAAAGTTGCTATTCTTGCGGAAAAATATGCTACTGATTATACTTG GTACGTAGacgtaattttaaatttaatacgtATCGCTGGTGATTATGTATCCGAGGAGGTTTGGTATCGAGTGATCCAAATCGTAATAAATAGAGATGAGGTGCAAGGATATGCTGCAAAAACAGTATTTGAA GCATTGCAAGCACCAGCGTGTCACGAAAATATGGTGAAGGTCGGAGGATACATTTTAGGTGAATTCGGAAATTTGATTGCAGGCGATCAAAGATCTTCGCCATTAGTTCAATTCCAGCTTTTACATTCCAAATACCATCTTTGCTCACCCATGACTCGGGCTCTTCTACTATCCACTTACATTAAGTTCATCAACCTCTTCCCTGAAATCCGCACACAAGTCCAGGAGGTGTTCAAACAGCACAGTAACTTACGCTCAGCTGATGCAGAACTCCAACAAAGAGCATCGGAATACCTGCAACTGAGTATTATTGCTAGTTCTGATGTTCTAGCAACTGTCTTAGAAGAAATGCCTGCTTTTCCAGAAAGGGAGAGTTCCATTCTTGCTGTgttaaagaagaagaagccagGACGAGTCCCAGAAAATGAGATTAAAGACAACAAGAGCCCAACACCTGTCTCAACCCATACAAATGATGCGAATAATACAaa tTCAGGCTCTGCAGATCTCTTGGGATTGTCTAGCCCTGCAACTTCTGTGCCCAACTCAGCCAATACGGGTGTACTCTTAGATGTATTAGGGGACATATACAGTGGTGGAAAACAGACAAATAACAACTCTTCTTTGTCCAACAGAAATTGGTTTGTTGATGCCAAAAA GTTTGTTTGTAAGAATAATGGTGTTCTCTTTGAAAATGATCTGATCCAGATTGGAGTGAAGAGCGAATTTAGACAGAACTTAGGTCGCCTCGGCTTGTTCTATGGAAACAAAACCAGCACACCAATACATAACTTTATGACTACTTTACAATGGCCAGAAGAGAATAATGCAAAATTGGCAATACATATCAAACCAGTTGAACCAGTTCTTGAAGCCGGTGCTCAAATCCAGCAGATGATAAATGCAGAATGCATGGATGACTATACAG ATTCACCTAGCATTGTTGTCACATTTGTCTGTAATAAAATGCCCCACAAGATAAATATTAAGCTTCCCTTAACAATAAATAAGTTCTTCGAACCAACGGAAATGAACGGCGAATCATTTTTCGCCCGATGGAAAAATCTTGGAAA TACTAATCAACAAAGatctcaaaaaatatttaaagcttCATCTCCAATGGATCTTCAGGCAGCTAGAACAAAAATTATTGGCTTTGGAATGCAACTTTTAGAAGGCATCGATCCAAATCCCGATAATTTCGTATGTGCTGGAATTATCCATATGAGATCACAGCAAGTCGGCTGTCTTCTTCGCTTAGAACCAAATAAGAATGCTCAG atgtaCAGACTGACTGTCAGATCGAGTAAGGAGTCTGTTTCTGTTGAACTTTGTGATCTTCTAGCTGACCAATTTTAA
- the AP-2alpha gene encoding AP-2 complex subunit alpha isoform X2 has protein sequence MPAVRGDGMRGLAVFISDIRNCKSKEAEIKRINKELANIRSKFKGDKTLDGYQKKKYVCKLLFIFLLGHDIDFGHMEAVNLLSSNKYSEKQIGYLFISVLVNTNSELIKLIIQSIKNDLASRNPIHVNLALQCIANIGSKEMAEAFGNDIPKLLVSGDTMDVVKQSAALCLLRLFRTSQDIIPGGEWTSRIIHLLNDQHMGVVTAATSLIDALVKKNPEEYKGCVSLAVSRLSRIVTASYTDLQDYTYYFVPAPWLSVKLLRLLQNYTPPAEDPGVRGRLNECLETILNKAQEPPKSKKVQHSNAKNAVLFEAISLIIHNDSEANLLVRACNQLGQFLSNRETNLRYLALESMCHLATSEFSHEAVKKHQEVVILSMKMEKDVSVRQQAVDLLYAMCDKSNAEEIVQEMLNYLETADYSIREEMVLKVAILAEKYATDYTWYVDVILNLIRIAGDYVSEEVWYRVIQIVINRDEVQGYAAKTVFEALQAPACHENMVKVGGYILGEFGNLIAGDQRSSPLVQFQLLHSKYHLCSPMTRALLLSTYIKFINLFPEIRTQVQEVFKQHSNLRSADAELQQRASEYLQLSIIASSDVLATVLEEMPAFPERESSILAVLKKKKPGRVPENEIKDNKSPTPVSTHTNDANNTNSGSADLLGLSSPATSVPNSANTGVLLDVLGDIYSGGKQTNNNSSLSNRNWFVCKNNGVLFENDLIQIGVKSEFRQNLGRLGLFYGNKTSTPIHNFMTTLQWPEENNAKLAIHIKPVEPVLEAGAQIQQMINAECMDDYTDSPSIVVTFVCNKMPHKINIKLPLTINKFFEPTEMNGESFFARWKNLGNTNQQRSQKIFKASSPMDLQAARTKIIGFGMQLLEGIDPNPDNFVCAGIIHMRSQQVGCLLRLEPNKNAQMYRLTVRSSKESVSVELCDLLADQF, from the exons ggaTATTTGTTTATCTCAGTTCTAGTCAACACAAATAGTGAACTCATCAAACTTATTATTCAAAGCATTAAAAATGATCTTGCTTCAAGAAATCCTATCCATGTTAACCTGGCATTGCAATGTATTGCTAATATCGGTAGTAAAGAAATGGCTGAAGCATTCGGAAATGACATTCCTAAGTTATTAGTTTCAGG AGATACTATGGATGTTGTGAAGCAAAGTGCTGCTCTCTGCTTGTTACGTTTGTTCAGAACCTCTCAAGATATTATCCCAGGAGGAGAATGGACTTCTCGAATAATTCATTTGTTGAATGATCAACATATGGGTGTAGTCACTGCTGCTACTAGCTTAATAGATGCTCTGGTCAAGAAAAATCCAGAGGAATACAAGGGATGTGTATCGTTGGCTGTCTCTAGATTAAGTAGA ATCGTCACAGCAAGTTACACTGATCTCCAAGATTATACTTACTATTTTGTACCTGCACCATGGCTGTCAGTAAAGTTGCTTCGGTTATTACAAAATTATACACCTCCAG cCGAAGATCCAGGTGTTAGAGGAAGGTTAAATGAGTGTTTGGAAACAATATTGAACAAAGCTCAAGAGCCACCTAAATCAAAGAAAGTCCAACATTCAAATGCTAAAAATGCCGTTCTCTTTGAGGCTATAAGTCTTATTATCCACAATGATAG TGAGGCGAATCTTCTCGTTAGAGCATGCAACCAATTGGGCCAATTTTTGAGCAATCGGGAGACCAATTTACGATACCTTGCTCTTGAATCTATGTGCCATTTAGCAACCTCTGAATTTTCTCATGAAGCTGTCAAGAAGCACCAAGAAGTTGTTATACTCTCCATGAAAATGGAAAAGGATGTATCCGTTCGCCAGCAAGCAGTAGACTTACTCTACGCTATGTGTGATAAGAGCAATGCAGAAGAAATTGTACAAGAGATGTTAAATTACCTTGAGACTGCTGATTATTCTATTCGCGAGGAAATGGTATTGAAAGTTGCTATTCTTGCGGAAAAATATGCTACTGATTATACTTG GTACGTAGacgtaattttaaatttaatacgtATCGCTGGTGATTATGTATCCGAGGAGGTTTGGTATCGAGTGATCCAAATCGTAATAAATAGAGATGAGGTGCAAGGATATGCTGCAAAAACAGTATTTGAA GCATTGCAAGCACCAGCGTGTCACGAAAATATGGTGAAGGTCGGAGGATACATTTTAGGTGAATTCGGAAATTTGATTGCAGGCGATCAAAGATCTTCGCCATTAGTTCAATTCCAGCTTTTACATTCCAAATACCATCTTTGCTCACCCATGACTCGGGCTCTTCTACTATCCACTTACATTAAGTTCATCAACCTCTTCCCTGAAATCCGCACACAAGTCCAGGAGGTGTTCAAACAGCACAGTAACTTACGCTCAGCTGATGCAGAACTCCAACAAAGAGCATCGGAATACCTGCAACTGAGTATTATTGCTAGTTCTGATGTTCTAGCAACTGTCTTAGAAGAAATGCCTGCTTTTCCAGAAAGGGAGAGTTCCATTCTTGCTGTgttaaagaagaagaagccagGACGAGTCCCAGAAAATGAGATTAAAGACAACAAGAGCCCAACACCTGTCTCAACCCATACAAATGATGCGAATAATACAaa tTCAGGCTCTGCAGATCTCTTGGGATTGTCTAGCCCTGCAACTTCTGTGCCCAACTCAGCCAATACGGGTGTACTCTTAGATGTATTAGGGGACATATACAGTGGTGGAAAACAGACAAATAACAACTCTTCTTTGTCCAACAGAAATTG GTTTGTTTGTAAGAATAATGGTGTTCTCTTTGAAAATGATCTGATCCAGATTGGAGTGAAGAGCGAATTTAGACAGAACTTAGGTCGCCTCGGCTTGTTCTATGGAAACAAAACCAGCACACCAATACATAACTTTATGACTACTTTACAATGGCCAGAAGAGAATAATGCAAAATTGGCAATACATATCAAACCAGTTGAACCAGTTCTTGAAGCCGGTGCTCAAATCCAGCAGATGATAAATGCAGAATGCATGGATGACTATACAG ATTCACCTAGCATTGTTGTCACATTTGTCTGTAATAAAATGCCCCACAAGATAAATATTAAGCTTCCCTTAACAATAAATAAGTTCTTCGAACCAACGGAAATGAACGGCGAATCATTTTTCGCCCGATGGAAAAATCTTGGAAA TACTAATCAACAAAGatctcaaaaaatatttaaagcttCATCTCCAATGGATCTTCAGGCAGCTAGAACAAAAATTATTGGCTTTGGAATGCAACTTTTAGAAGGCATCGATCCAAATCCCGATAATTTCGTATGTGCTGGAATTATCCATATGAGATCACAGCAAGTCGGCTGTCTTCTTCGCTTAGAACCAAATAAGAATGCTCAG atgtaCAGACTGACTGTCAGATCGAGTAAGGAGTCTGTTTCTGTTGAACTTTGTGATCTTCTAGCTGACCAATTTTAA